A window from Drosophila subobscura isolate 14011-0131.10 chromosome O, UCBerk_Dsub_1.0, whole genome shotgun sequence encodes these proteins:
- the LOC117897330 gene encoding nuclear pore complex protein Nup133 gives MDRTMQKQLYGMARESSPGFRRVGSPAADSTRKSFFGGNPSCSPMSGGLKKTALSNSRLSLSVRSTQSIPGIRSDYNVVESFGFPLPVVVNEALTFVGAAAGSVSAKVAQNGWAWVVHGRRLLIWQYKESSKQTSPRNAKHPRRGGGLSQCRELQLPYSDLLYNSELISVFQTEGQQMASCIAVSATGDVRYWSSIAHDGNNVNLAIMAGQDFVQLITLPAQQGYLAVTTTCNLVFLKVALTNGRYTLHQKIIKPATSLLGGFGKKFASMLIGMNTGGDKDPLLVGVCCERNSSEGETVVAVLSDRSIQRWSLSNKGNQESLLYEDAELVRKIREEFKQKFWNIRLPADNVELELQLLDFHIVNEKAYILAGAVNAVHAPQMCYAVAVASAQADSMLLESFTPLKFNKFYSAKTKEDCVSLRFIIGSSHIYLYTPKVVYPLLLSNAVPTAELEAEKIEFHLHDDRILCASVCSRLPLFFSRTHGLVSITPGDFDANELHNMSSCNTPDLFSPSSFHAPDQSSLTAMTASSNNLHLFELDPEELYSDLSDEVGQLKAAFVYHLKRNNNMVKTIVGELLRAVNEPDPSGAPMDAYKLDRIVITIAEDLAEDLPIADPRWEEALSDHEGNRHALGSSRSMQIIHQLRDKILAFQHFVSFLHASGVWEKLNAIPCGSNVLKPTSFILSDISEKIVAAMALRSLQAKLPKIIENAIDATVAMWDEKPNGSLTTQDIFYVKLCKFQSVFESLADLADTQISAQSQTTVTVAQFLNDINSIVLDTLGQVFGHREQQGNNFTPHNDRLAACENLPWTAMAGSAGVRDTLNRLIELSMRYGAQCVSETEVKQKLYQQIYELVDLVLEGRKSYLDSVRGSEKANVLQQQFEAQRSELISVLIKDRKYEYAAKLAEKYLDFQSLVLICDETNDKERLDDYTRKYEEFDFSQFAISWHLRQHRHGEVFERFKGNQLALAQFMRDHPSLGWIQLIFNGDYERAAKVLYELAQNEKEIVARKKSMLSLAKLAAFAAPDSDLTAQVEKINADLTLIEYQSQLSHDVLQNFGLDPVEQKVLKAEDIIDLYIAEENDTATEAEFGKALELLSFVEQPYDLRHKIWCAAIRRDNWIDYDPNNAVEYMQKLLFFKIIEISELMGQESDNFLPPMEEFLESTELDELPQNKSFQYLLKLTYEYVADLFKQPDDMEV, from the exons atggaTAGAACCATGCAAAAGCAGCTATACGGAATGGCGCGCGAGTCATCACCAGGATTTCGCCGGGTGGGTTCGCCGGCAGCCGACAGCACGCGAAAATCATTTTTTGGCGGCAACCCGAGCTGCAGCCCAATGTCAGGAGGCTTGAAGAAGACGGCATTGAGCAACAG CCGGCTTAGTTTGTCTGTGCGTTCCACTCAGTCGATACCCGGCATCCGGTCGGACTATAATGTTGTGGAGAGCTTTGGCTTCCCCCTGCCCGTCGTTGTGAACGAGGCCCTGACGTTTGTGGGAGCTGCTGCGGGAAGCGTTTCTGCAAAGGTTGCCCAGAATGGTTGGGCATGg gTTGTGCACGGCCGCCGACTGCTGATTTGGCAGTACAAAGAGTCGTCCAAGCAGACTTCGCCTCGCAATGCCAAGCATCCCAGGAGGGGAGGCGGCTTGTCGCAGTGCcgcgagctgcagctgccctaCTCCGATTTGTTGTACAACAGCGAGTTGATTAGTGTATTCCAGACAGAGGGTCAGCAAATGGCCTCCTGCATAGCCGTCTCTGCCACCGGAGATGTGCGCTATTGGTCGTCCATTGCCCATGATGGGAACAATGTGAATCTGGCAATCATGGCCGGCCAGGACTTTGTTCAGCTGATCACTCTGCCCGCGCAGCAGGGCTACCTTGCTGTGACGACGACCTGCAATTTGGTTTTCCTCAAAGTAGCCCTCACCAATGGCCGGTACACGCTGCACCAGAAGATTATTAAGCCGGCAACCAGTTTACTTGGTGGATTTGGCAAGAAATTCGCCTCCATGTTGATTGGAATGAACACGGGCGGCGACAAGGATCCG CTCTTGGTTGGCGTGTGCTGTGAGAGAAACTCGTCTGAGGGTGAAACGGTTGTGGCTGTGCTCTCGGATCGTTCGATCCAGCGCTGGAGTCTGTCAAACAAGGGGAACCAAGAAAGTTTGCTCTACGAGGATGCCGAGTTGGTGCGCAAGATTCGCGAAGAGTTTAAGCAAAAATTCTGGAATATCCGTCTGCCCGCGGACAATGTGGAActcgagctgcagctgctggacttCCACATCGTTAATGAGAAGGCTTACATACTGGCCGGAGCTGTGAACGCTGTCCATGCACCACAAATGTGCTATGCCGTTG CTGTGGCCAGTGCCCAAGCGGACAGCATGCTGCTGGAGTCATTCACGCCACTGAAGTTCAACAAATTCTACAGCGCCAAGACCAAAGAGGATTGCGTCAGTCTGCGCTTCATTataggcagcagccacatctaCCTCTACACCCCAAAGGTGGTCTATCCGTTGCTCTTGTCCAATGCCGTGCCCACAGCTGAACTGGAGGCGGAGAAGATTGAGTTCCATCTGCACGACGATCGAATCCTTTGCGCCTCCGTCTGCAGTCGCCTTCCGCTGTTTTTTAGCCGCACCCACGGACTGGTTTCCATCACGCCCGGCGATTTTGATGCCAACGAACTGCACAATATGAGCTCCTGCAATACGCCGGATCTGTTCTCTCCATCCTCATTCCATGCTCCCGATCAGTCATCACTGACCGCAATgacggccagcagcaacaatctgCACTTGTTCGAGCTGGATCCGGAGGAGCTGTACAGTGATCTAAGCGACGAAGTGGGCCAGCTAAAGGCTGCTTTTGTGTACCATCTAAAGCGTAATAATAACATGGTAAAGACTATTGTCGGGGAACTTTTGCGCGCCGTCAATGAGCCCGACCCCAGCGGTGCACCCATGGATGCCTACAAGTTGGACAG AATTGTCATCACAATTGCTGAAGACTTGGCCGAGGATTTACCCATTGCCGATCCACGCTGGGAGGAGGCTTTGAGCGATCACGAGGGCAATCGTCATGCATTGGGCAGCTCACGCTCCATGCAAATCATCCATCAGCTGCGTGACAAAATCCTTGCCTTCCagcatttcgtttcgtttcttcaTGCCAGCGGCGTTTGGGAAAAG CTCAATGCCATACCCTGCGGCAGCAATGTGCTTAAGCCGACCAGCTTTATTCTGTCCGACATCAGCGAGAAGATTGTGGCTGCCATGGCACTGCGCTCCCTGCAGGCCAAGCTGCCGAAAATCATCGAAAATGCCATCGATGCCACGGTTGCCATGTGGGATGAGAAGCCCAACGGCAGCCTCACCACCCAGGATATATTCTATGTGAAGCTGTGCAAGTTTCAGTCCGTATTCGAGTCCCTGGCCGACTTGGCGGACACTCAAATTTCGGCCCAGAGTCAGACCACTGTGACGGTCGCCCAATTTCTCAATGACATTAATTCCATTGTACTGGATACGCTGGGCCAAGTGTTTGGGCACCGCGAGCAGCAGGGCAACAACTTTACACCGCACAACGACAGACTTGCCGCCTGCGAGAACCTTCCCTGGACGGCCATGGCGGGCAGTGCCGGGGTTCGGGATACGCTCAATCGCCTCATAGAGCTCAGCATGCGCTATGGCGCTCAGTGCGTCAGCGAGACGGAGGTGAAGCAGAAGTTGTATCAGCAAATCTACGAGCTGGTGGACTTGGTGCTGGAGGGTCGCAAGAGCTACTTGGACAGTGTGCGAGGCTCGGAGAAGGCCAACGtattgcagcagcaatttgaGGCACAGCGCAGTGAACTCATCTCAGTGCTGA TTAAGGATCGCAAGTACGAATACGCCGCCAAGTTGGCTGAAAAGTATTTGGACTTTCAGAGTCTGGTACTCATCTGCGACGAGACCAATGACAAGGAGCGCTTGGATGATTACACGCGCAAATACGAAGAGTTTGACTTCTCGCAGTTTGCCATCAGCTGGCACTTGAGGCAGCATCGGCACGGCGAGGTATTCGAACGCTTCAAGGGCAACCAGTTGGCGCTGGCACAGTTCATGCGCGACCATCCATCGCTGGGCTGGATTCAGCTAATATTCAACGGCGACTACGAGCGTGCGGCAAAGGTGCTGTACGAGCTGGCGCAAAACGAAAAGGAGATTGTGGCGCGCAAGAAGTCAATGTTGTCACTGGCCAAACTGGCTGCTTTTGCGGCACCCGACTCCGATCTGACGGCCCAAGTGGAGAAGATAAATGCTGATCTAACGCTCATCGAGTATCAGTCGCAGCTGAGCCATGACGTGCTACAAAACTTTGGCCTTGACCCAGTAGAACAGAAAGTGCTCAAAGCAGAGGATATAATCGAT CTATATATCGCGGAGGAAAACGACACCGCCACCGAAGCGGAGTTTGGCAAGGCCTTGGAGCTGCTGAGCTTTGTGGAGCAGCCCTACGATCTGCGCCACAAGATCTGGTGTGCGGCCATACGCCGCGACAACTGGATCGACTATGACCCCAATAATGCCGTGGAATACATGCAGAAGCTGCTCTTCTTCAAAATCATTGAAATCTCGGAGCTGATGGGCCAGGAGAGCGACAACTTTCTGCCGCCCATGGAGGAGTTCCTGGAGAGCACCGAGCTGGACGAGCTGCCGCAGAACAAGTCGTTCCAGTACCTCCTGAAACTGACCTACGAATATGTGGCCGACTTGTTCAAACAGCCAGACGACATGGAAGTCTAA
- the LOC117899612 gene encoding chorion peroxidase — protein MTDETTPLTSALAGGSGYVALPPYQGPEHVFPGGVSPRSRRSRMKQFQCCIGITFIVIVFVALGLALVFDDSLSKGDGSPSFFLVINGTDLALDPTTPIPDEPAAEWALQQAAVNHQEGARSVSVGIKALGDREILEEGLQPNEVNTPAFRHYRSLSTNPEARKLARRGYVENQATMDIARRFNYTKEPGRSNIGWGPQIVLPDPTVLRLDCDFNARYRRSTGVCNSKEHPRTFGASMVPYRRMVAPDYSDGIAAPRTSHAGRLPPARLVSLKIHRSSYETDSNFTVMLAVFGQFMDHDITATSLTTSEEGESINCCVAATREQHPGCFPVKILPDDPYYKRYNVTCMNFVRSAPAPMGRFGPRMQLNQATAFIDASVVYGNLEQRQNQLRSFINGTLRMFLTDDGRELLPISANPADGCNRVQMTRLGKYCFESGDDRANENLLLTSMHLLWARHHNNLARSLHEVNPHWDDERIYQESRKIVGAQMAHITYNEFLPVLLGRNLTRAKGLLPSSHNLEEPDSYDPQVDPSIANCFAAAAFRFAHTLLPGLFNVSRDNSTPEAMELHKMLFNPFSLWNEHGIDHALYTAANTPVMRVDRFFSLEVTQKLFEGNPDDPVPLCGLDLVSLNIQRGRDHGIPAYPVFRRHCRLPPVDTWEQMAQAVDNSTLASIKQIYESPQDVDVYTGAVSEPPLEGAIFGPLLSCMVSDQFLRLKLGDSHWYERKIGPQRFSKGQLAEIYKTSLAAIICRNSDNITRVRERVMERQRVDDNRYVDCQNLPGYNLDLEAWSESQQPPELHRTSISRADKAVRVMSKESKKEINATLHGGSISKV, from the exons ATGACGGACGAAACAACGCCACTCACCAGCGCCCTTGCTGGTGGCTCTGGATATGTGGCGCTGCCTCCTTACCAAGGACCCGAGCACGTCTTTCCAGGCGGCGTCTCACCGCGTTCGCGTCGCAGCAGAATGAAACAGTTTCAGTGTTGCATTGGCATCACGTTCAT AGTCATTGTGTTTGTTGCCTTGGGTCTGGCTTTGGTGTTTGACGATTCGCTCAGCAAAGGGGATGGCAGTCCCAGCTTTTTCCTTGTCATAAACGGCACAGACTTGGCGCTAGATCCGACGACACCCATTCCAGATGAGCCAGCAGCGGAGTGGGCCCTGCAACAGGCGGCTGTGAATCATCAGGAGGGCGCCCGTTCAGTTAGTGTCGGCATCAAGGCGCTGGGGGATCGGGAGATACTGGAGGAGGGCCTGCAGCCGAATGAGGTGAACACGCCAGCCTTTCGGCACTATCGCTCGCTGAGCACCAATCCAGAGGCTAGGAAACTGGCGCGGCGTGGCTACGTGGAGAACCAGGCGACCATGGACATTGCACGCAGATTTAACTACACAAAGGAGCCGGGAAGGAGTAACATTGGCTGGGGGCCGCAGATCGTGCTGCCGGATCCCACGGTGCTCCGGCTGGACTGTGACTTCAATGCCCGGTACAGGCGATCCACTGGCGTctgcaacagcaaagagcatCCGCGCACATTCGGCGCCTCGATGGTGCCCTACCGCCGCATGGTGGCACCGGACTACTCCGATGGCATTGCAGCACCCAGGACGAGCCATGCGGGTCGCCTGCCGCCCGCACGCCTGGTCTCCCTGAAGATTCATCGCTCCAGCTACGAGACGGACTCGAACTTCACCGTCATGCTGGCGGTCTTTGGGCAGTTCATGGACCACGACATCACCGCCACATCGCTGACCACCTCCGAGGAGGGTGAGTCCATCAATtgttgtgtggcagccacacgcGAGCAGCATCCCGGGTGCTTTCCCGTGAAGATACTCCCCGATGATCCCTACTACAAGCGCTACAACGTCACCTGCATGAACTTTGTTCGCTCGGCGCCAGCGCCCATGGGCAGATTCGGTCCGCGAATGCAGCTGAATCAGGCCACCGCCTTCATTGATGCCTCTGTGGTGTATGGCAAcctggagcagcggcagaaccAGCTGAGGAGCTTCATCAACGGCACTCTCCGCATGTTCCTCACCGACGACGGGCGGGAGCTGCTGCCGATCTCGGCCAATCCGGCGGATGGCTGCAACCGCGTGCAGATGACGCGACTGGGCAAGTATTGCTTCGAGTCTGGCGATGACAGGGCCAACGAGAATCTGCTGCTCACCTCCATGCACCTGCTGTGGGCCCGGCATCACAACAATCTGGCCCGCAGCCTCCACGAGGTGAATCCGCACTGGGACGATGAGCGCATCTACCAGGAGTCCCGCAAGATTGTCGGCGCTCAGATGGCGCACATCACCTACAACGAGTTCCTGCCGGTTCTGCTGGGCAGAAATCTAACTCGAGCCAAGGGCCTGCTGCCGTCCAGCCACAATCTCGAGGAGCCCGACAGCTACGACCCGCAGGTGGATCCCAGCATTGCCAATTGCTTTGCGGCGGCCGCCTTCCGCTTTGCCCACACCCTGCTGCCGGGTCTGTTCAATGTGTCGCGGGACAACAGCACACCCGAGGCCATGGAGCTGCACAAGATGCTCTTCAATCCCTTCTCGCTGTGGAACGAGCACGGCATAGACCACGCCCTGTACACGGCTGCCAATACGCCAGTGATGCGCGTGGATCGCTTCTTCTCGCTGGAGGTCACCCAGAAACTGTTTGAGGGCAACCCCGATGATCCGGTGCCGCTCTGCGGCCTGGACTTGGTCTCGCTGAACATTCAGCGTGGTCGCGATCATGGCATACCCGCCTATCCGGTCTTCCGTCGtcactgccgcctgccgccggTGGACACATGGGAGCAGATGGCCCAGGCCGTTGACAACTCCACTTTGGCGTCCATCAAGCAGATTTATGA ATCGCCGCAGGATGTGGATGTCTATACGGGCGCCGTCAGCGAGCCGCCACTCGAAGGCGCTATCTTTGGTCCGCTGCTGAGCTGCATGGTCTCCGATCAGTTCCTGCGCCTCAAGCTGGGTGACTCCCATTGGTATGAGCGGAAAATAGGACCACAGAGGTTCAGCAAAG GACAACTTGCGGAGATCTACAAGACCAGTCTGGCTGCCATCATCTGCCGCAATTCGGATAACATCACGCGAGTGCGAGAGCGTGTCATGGAGCGTCAACGAGTGGATGACAATCGCTATGTTGACTGCCAGAATTTGCCTGGCTACAATTTGGATCTCGAGGCCTGGTCAGAGTCCCAGCAGCCGCCAGAGCTGCACAGAACCAGCATCAGTCGGGCGGATAAAGCGGTGCGGGTCATGTCAAAGGAGTCGAAGAAAGAGATTAATGCCACGCTGCATGGCGGAAGCATTTCAAAGGTTTGA
- the LOC117899614 gene encoding uncharacterized protein LOC117899614, whose amino-acid sequence MSCDERTALLASQQGHQQHVIVVPKDPKDYEPIFTTADYSFGLTLDELLPFALDPWWQSVRRLCSFCLGFIFLLTLCTALVLAHHSSDGCRSNRAISTTGTTTNNATAYPFPLSGPVALASNGTQLLLASL is encoded by the exons ATGTCATGTGATGAGAGAACAGCGCTGCTGGCATCGCAGCAaggacaccagcagcacgTCATTGTTGTGCCAAAGGATCCAAAGGATTATGAACCCATTTTCACAACTGCTGA CTACTCGTTCGGTCTGACGCTGGATGAGCTGCTGCCCTTCGCCCTGGATCCCTGGTGGCAGAGTGTACGGCGTCTGTGCTCGTTCTGCCTCGGGTTCATCTTCCTGCTGACCCTCTGCACCGCACTGGTACTGGCGCACCACTCCAGCGATGGCTGTCGGTCAAATAGAGCAATTAGCACGACCGGCACGACCACAAACAACGCCACGGCATACCCGTTCCCCCTCTCTGGGCCAGTGGCCTTGGCATCCAATGGcactcagctgctgctggccagttTATAG
- the LOC117899613 gene encoding membrane-bound alkaline phosphatase, with translation MLLRANAFLIAVGLFLFLASPGQAAPECLRGPEQCRERSMHPDLPEPDSKVRAIRKVEGEETTAFWREQGVEFIKKQLAREPNTRQAKNVILFIGDGMGVTTTSAARNLIGGEEKALSFENFPYTGLSKTYSVDKIVPDSACTATAYLCGVKGQEGTIGVNGVVTRANCTSMLDESTHVDSIAKWAMDAGKWAGLVTTTRVTHASPSGVYAHIAERDWENDAEVLTDCGANSGIQDIAYQLARGEVGSKLKVILGGGRKNFVDSTLSEEGKRTDGLDLIEEFKAAHAQNVFVDTKDELMAVNVANTERLLGLFNYDHIQYRMETAEDSPQPSLEQMTRKAIEYMSQNEQGYFLFIEGGRIDQAHHKNQARMALNETIEFSKAIAAAQELTNEEDTLLVVTADHSHVFSYAGYANRGEDIFGRAPVNGTDGTPYMVLSYANGPSYENFYDTQSKERKDPTSVVTGAPTDQFPSGVPMYDDSHGGDDVAVYALGPWSHLFTGVYEQSTIPHLMAYASCLGDGHTVCST, from the exons ATGTTACTCCGAGCGAACGCATTTCTGATCGCCGTCggcctgttcctgttcctggcCAGCCCTGGTCAGGCAGCACCCGAGTGCCTGCGTGGCCCGGAGCAGTGCCGCGAGCGCAGCATGCATCCCGATTTACCAGAGCCGGATTCAAAGGTGCGAGCCATACGCAAGGTGGAGGGCGAGGAGACCACCGCCTTTTGGCGTGAGCAGGGCGTGGAGTTCATCAAGAAGCAACTCGCCAGAGAGCCGAACACGCGGCAGGCCAAGAACGTGATTCTCTTCATTGGCGATGGCATGGGCGTAACCACAACCTCGGCGGCCCGCAACCTCATCGGTGGCGAGGAGAAGGCCCTGTCCTTTGAGAACTTCCCCTACACGGGCCTCTCGAAGACCTACTCCGTGGACAAGATTGTGCCCGATTCGGCGTGCACGGCCACCGCGTACTTGTGCGGCGTCAAGGGCCAGGAGGGCACCATTGGCGTCAATGGCGTGGTGACCCGTGCCAACTGCACGTCCATGCTGGACGAGAGCACGCACGTCGACTCGATCGCCAAGTGGGCCATGGATGCGGGCAAGTGGGCGGGTCTGGTGACCACCACCCGTGTGACTCATGCCTCTCCCTCCGGTGTCTACGCCCACATTGCGGAACGCGACTGGGAGAACGATGCGGAGGTGCTCACCGATTGCGGCGCCAACTCGGGCATCCAGGACATTGCCTACCAGCTGGCACGCGGCGAGGTGGGCAGCAAGCTGAAGGTGATCCTTGGCGGCGGACGCAAGAACTTTGTGGACTCCACGCTGTCGGAGGAAGGCAAGCGCACCGATGGCCTTGATCTGATCGAAGAGTTCAAGGCGGCTCATGCTCAAAATGTCTTTGTGGACACCAAGGACGAGCTGATGGCCGTGAATGTGGCCAACACGGAGCGCCTGCTGGGACTCTTCAACTACGATCACATTCAGTACCGCATGGAGACGGCGGAGGACAGCCCGCAGCCCTCGCTGGAGCAGATGACACGCAAGGCCATCGAGTACATGAGCCAGAACGAGCAGGGCTACTTCCTGTTCATCGAAGGAGGTCGCATCGATCAGGCACATCACAAGAACCAGGCACGCATGGCGCTCAACGAGACGATTGAGTTCTCCAAGGCGATTGCCGCTGCCCAGGAGCTGACGAACGAGGAGGACACACTGCTGGTGGTCACTGCCGATCACTCGCATGTGTTTAGCTATGCAGGATATGCG aACCGCGGTGAGGATATCTTTGGCAGGGCACCCGTAAACGGCACCGATGGCACACCCTATATGGTGCTGAGCTATGCCAATGGTCCCAGCTATGAGAACTTCTACGACACACAGTCCAAGGAGCGCAAGGATCCCACCTCTGTGGTGACGGGCGCCCCCACCGATCAGTTCCCCTCGGGTGTGCCCATGTACGATGATTCGCACGGTGGCGATGATGTGGCGGTTTATGCCCTGGGTCCCTGGTCGCATCTGTTCACCGGCGTCTACGAGCAGAGCACCATTCCCCACCTGATGGCCTATGCCTCCTGTTTGGGCGACGGTCACACCGTGTGCAGCACGTAG